One window from the genome of Candidatus Chlorohelix allophototropha encodes:
- a CDS encoding phage tail protein, translated as MTTAFEKWLESSKNYQSPNGVEKPQPSELLKYLPGLYARDEFMGRFLKIFEDTLKPLQQMTDNLAYYFHPLMTSPEMMEWLANWVNLALDENWSLEQRRKLVLSASDLYSRRGTKRGLAEYLTLYTGIEPDIAEYMDGMSLGPETLLGINTTIAGRERYGFTVTLRMNGISPEEMAQKEIIIRRIIEAEKPAHTIYRLRILTGQQSQKA; from the coding sequence ATGACTACCGCTTTTGAAAAATGGCTGGAGTCCAGCAAAAATTACCAAAGCCCCAATGGGGTGGAGAAACCTCAACCTAGCGAATTGTTAAAGTATCTGCCGGGTCTTTATGCGCGGGATGAGTTTATGGGGCGTTTCCTCAAGATATTTGAAGATACCCTCAAACCCTTGCAGCAGATGACGGATAATCTGGCTTACTATTTTCATCCGCTTATGACTTCTCCTGAAATGATGGAATGGCTTGCCAATTGGGTAAATCTTGCGCTAGATGAAAACTGGTCTTTGGAACAAAGACGTAAGTTAGTTCTTTCAGCCTCAGATTTGTACAGCAGACGCGGCACTAAACGCGGTTTGGCAGAATACCTAACGCTATATACCGGCATTGAACCGGATATAGCCGAATATATGGATGGAATGTCGCTTGGACCTGAAACGCTGCTTGGCATAAATACTACGATTGCAGGACGCGAACGCTATGGTTTTACCGTTACTCTGCGGATGAACGGAATCAGCCCAGAGGAAATGGCGCAGAAAGAAATAATTATCCGGCGTATTATCGAAGCCGAAAAACCAGCTCATACTATTTATCGCTTGAGAATTTTAACAGGTCAACAGTCCCAGAAAGCTTGA
- a CDS encoding DUF4159 domain-containing protein, which translates to MTFRPQTTTKFRFIRVNPFRGLLIDENTWADAHDYHRNMMRFHLLSMHGVGIVQGLEVVAMQPADNRLTVKPGVAIDSEGRLLYLSEPQLITMPPADAVATAFIVLEYQEKQAQMQAVTDGGKAQPTRVLESCQVRASLEPVPGSIEIARISYNPATKQVRNPTVVMQPGPNEIDMTARVMAAGTGAVANPVRQNRISLTVGIVRYGPPASSEWKRHSDGVRRLLRDVGANTILDANLLDGVSPMDESAIRSCRVLYMTGRVGFGFSPEEEQSLRRFLDRGGILWCEPCRNGLPSGAPDDFSRSSIELAQRLNRQLIQPRFGHPLLNSRFLFASPPPALDPAGVVVEANRLIITGGDYGCLWEGRGQERAEPPSREILRSAGEFGANALFMAVEQG; encoded by the coding sequence ATGACCTTCCGACCACAGACAACCACAAAATTTCGATTTATACGGGTAAACCCATTCAGAGGTTTACTTATAGATGAAAATACATGGGCTGACGCGCATGATTACCACCGCAATATGATGCGTTTTCACTTGCTCTCAATGCACGGAGTGGGTATCGTGCAGGGTCTTGAAGTAGTAGCGATGCAACCTGCCGACAATCGCCTTACTGTAAAACCGGGAGTAGCGATTGATTCGGAAGGTCGCTTGTTGTATCTTTCCGAACCACAACTTATTACAATGCCTCCCGCCGATGCAGTTGCTACTGCTTTTATAGTATTGGAATATCAGGAAAAACAGGCGCAAATGCAAGCAGTAACCGATGGCGGCAAGGCACAGCCAACCCGTGTGTTGGAAAGCTGTCAGGTTCGCGCCAGCCTTGAGCCTGTCCCCGGTTCGATAGAGATTGCGCGTATCAGCTATAATCCGGCAACCAAGCAAGTTCGAAATCCTACGGTAGTTATGCAACCCGGTCCGAACGAAATTGATATGACGGCGCGAGTAATGGCAGCCGGAACAGGGGCAGTTGCAAACCCGGTGCGCCAGAATCGTATCAGCCTGACGGTTGGAATAGTACGCTACGGGCCTCCCGCTAGTTCGGAATGGAAACGCCATTCGGATGGGGTGCGCCGTTTGCTGCGTGATGTAGGCGCGAATACTATCCTTGATGCGAACCTATTGGATGGCGTTAGCCCAATGGATGAATCTGCCATTCGTAGTTGTCGGGTATTGTATATGACGGGGCGAGTTGGGTTTGGTTTCAGCCCGGAAGAAGAACAATCATTGAGGCGATTTCTTGATCGCGGCGGTATTTTGTGGTGCGAACCTTGCCGTAACGGCTTACCCAGTGGCGCTCCAGATGATTTCAGCCGCTCTAGTATTGAACTGGCACAACGCCTAAATCGACAATTAATCCAGCCGCGCTTTGGTCATCCTCTTTTAAACTCCCGTTTCCTTTTTGCCAGCCCACCTCCTGCGCTTGACCCTGCCGGAGTGGTAGTCGAAGCCAATCGACTGATAATTACCGGGGGGGATTATGGTTGTCTCTGGGAAGGGCGTGGTCAAGAACGAGCCGAGCCACCCTCCCGCGAAATCTTGCGCTCTGCCGGAGAGTTTGGCGCAAATGCGCTCTTTATGGCGGTTGAGCAAGGCTAA
- a CDS encoding putative baseplate assembly protein — translation MSLPQIKLDERTFQDLVDEAKLRIPRYCPEWTNHNVSDPGVTLIELFAYMVDQLLYQINRVPEKNYRSFLDMIGVKLAPPNPARTEVTFRLSAPQPGAVIIPKYTEVSTVRTETNEARIFTTEKDLQIVPPSLKYVLTTANSQTFSDRSKMTLDKLPNPVAVFQDEPQPGNAFYLGFSQNISSNTLVVGLDCEKIGVGINPDDAPLIWEYWDEREGDWRSLELMRDTTGGLTVPFAEVELAIPSTAGQHEIELVSGSGDPLIAWWLRCRYRELSKGQPDYNKSPVIRKFSAYTIGGTVPVMHCQIIRMEELGRSSGESGQRFRLRNTPVLALNHAENETIMIEYLDERAPEIWKHVPDFSESDAKSKNFTCDPVTGEVAFGPAIRNPRGEIEQRGAIPPFDTRINMIAYRNGGGIEGNVGSQTLTVLKSSIAYVDSVNNRRPATGGTSAESLEHALQRGPRTLRARNRAVTAEDFEVLTREATSGVARVRCLTPSSNGNGNGNGNGEYERIDPGTVILLVVPEIDPELRELRPEHLNIPNFMRTDILDYLDERRLITTQVQLAIPKYQWVTVQTRIKSTNSFANERIKREAERRLYRFIRPVHGGPDPSMRYETPGEGWPFGRILYLSEIFPILQTIDGVEFVERIQLFPVTDISRGQAGNPVNEINPGARGLLCSYRHQIVFI, via the coding sequence ATGTCTCTGCCGCAAATAAAACTGGACGAACGCACTTTCCAAGATTTAGTGGATGAGGCAAAATTGCGTATACCGCGCTATTGCCCAGAATGGACTAACCATAATGTAAGCGACCCCGGCGTAACGCTGATTGAGCTTTTCGCTTATATGGTTGACCAGTTGTTATATCAGATTAATCGTGTGCCGGAAAAAAATTACCGCTCTTTTCTGGATATGATCGGCGTGAAATTAGCCCCGCCCAATCCGGCGCGAACTGAGGTTACTTTCCGACTTTCCGCGCCCCAACCCGGTGCGGTTATTATTCCAAAATATACCGAAGTATCGACAGTACGCACCGAAACCAATGAAGCGCGGATTTTTACCACCGAGAAAGATTTGCAGATTGTTCCGCCTTCTTTGAAATATGTGTTGACCACCGCCAATTCGCAAACTTTTTCAGACCGCAGCAAAATGACTCTAGATAAGTTACCCAATCCGGTGGCAGTGTTTCAAGATGAGCCGCAACCCGGTAATGCTTTTTACTTGGGTTTTAGCCAGAATATCTCCAGCAATACGCTGGTGGTAGGGTTGGATTGTGAAAAAATCGGGGTGGGCATTAACCCTGATGATGCTCCTCTAATTTGGGAATACTGGGACGAGCGCGAGGGTGATTGGCGTTCGCTGGAATTGATGCGCGATACCACTGGCGGTTTAACCGTGCCATTTGCAGAGGTTGAGTTGGCAATACCCTCTACCGCCGGACAACATGAGATTGAATTGGTCAGCGGTTCGGGCGACCCGTTGATCGCATGGTGGCTGCGCTGCCGTTATCGCGAACTTAGCAAAGGACAACCGGATTATAATAAATCCCCGGTGATACGCAAATTCAGCGCGTATACAATCGGTGGCACAGTCCCGGTCATGCATTGCCAGATAATCCGCATGGAAGAATTGGGACGCTCTAGCGGAGAATCTGGGCAGCGTTTCCGCCTGCGCAATACTCCGGTATTGGCATTGAATCATGCCGAGAATGAAACCATAATGATTGAGTATCTGGATGAACGCGCCCCGGAAATCTGGAAGCATGTGCCGGATTTCTCAGAGTCGGATGCCAAATCCAAAAATTTTACCTGTGACCCGGTGACGGGGGAAGTAGCTTTTGGTCCTGCTATTCGCAATCCGCGGGGCGAAATCGAGCAGCGCGGCGCAATTCCGCCCTTCGATACACGAATTAATATGATAGCCTACCGCAACGGGGGTGGAATAGAGGGTAATGTTGGCAGCCAAACCCTGACTGTTCTGAAAAGCTCGATTGCCTATGTAGATAGCGTAAATAATCGTCGCCCTGCTACGGGAGGAACTAGCGCTGAATCTTTGGAGCATGCTTTACAGCGCGGACCTCGCACCCTACGCGCCCGCAATCGGGCAGTTACCGCAGAAGATTTCGAGGTTCTGACGCGAGAAGCTACCAGCGGGGTAGCGCGGGTACGCTGCCTTACTCCCAGTTCAAACGGCAATGGCAATGGTAACGGCAACGGAGAGTATGAGCGGATTGACCCCGGAACGGTGATATTGCTGGTTGTACCGGAAATTGACCCAGAATTACGTGAATTGCGCCCGGAACATTTAAACATCCCCAATTTTATGCGTACCGATATTCTGGATTATTTGGATGAGCGACGCTTGATTACTACTCAGGTTCAATTGGCTATACCTAAATATCAGTGGGTTACGGTTCAAACTAGAATCAAATCTACCAACTCGTTTGCCAATGAGCGCATCAAACGTGAAGCGGAACGTCGTTTATATCGCTTTATTCGTCCTGTTCATGGAGGACCTGACCCTTCGATGCGCTACGAGACACCAGGTGAAGGCTGGCCCTTTGGGCGGATACTCTATTTATCCGAAATCTTTCCCATACTACAAACCATTGATGGAGTTGAATTTGTAGAACGCATACAACTTTTCCCGGTGACAGATATTTCGCGTGGGCAAGCCGGGAATCCGGTAAATGAAATAAATCCCGGTGCGCGGGGGTTATTATGTTCGTACCGTCATCAGATTGTATTTATTTAA
- a CDS encoding YbjN domain-containing protein, which produces MPKPSLFAIALEFFNSLDWHYEIAGDGTALKVNFEGENGEWQCYADIKEDEEQFVFYSVCPETTLREHRSVMAEFLTRANYGIIIGNFEMDFEDGQISYKTSIDVEGASLTTALLQRLVESNLDMMDLFLPGIRAINQGKMTPAEALAKIG; this is translated from the coding sequence ATGCCTAAACCTTCACTCTTTGCCATAGCGCTCGAATTTTTCAATAGCCTAGACTGGCATTATGAGATTGCCGGAGATGGTACTGCCTTGAAAGTGAATTTTGAAGGGGAGAATGGCGAATGGCAGTGCTATGCTGACATCAAGGAAGACGAAGAACAGTTTGTCTTTTACTCGGTTTGCCCGGAAACAACCCTGCGCGAACATCGCTCGGTTATGGCAGAGTTTCTGACACGCGCAAACTACGGGATAATTATCGGCAATTTCGAGATGGATTTCGAGGATGGGCAAATCAGTTATAAAACCAGTATAGATGTCGAAGGTGCGAGCCTCACAACCGCGCTATTGCAACGTTTGGTTGAATCGAATCTTGACATGATGGATTTGTTCTTACCGGGCATCAGAGCAATTAATCAAGGGAAAATGACCCCTGCCGAAGCTTTAGCAAAGATTGGGTAG